A window from Mus caroli chromosome 2, CAROLI_EIJ_v1.1, whole genome shotgun sequence encodes these proteins:
- the Phyh gene encoding phytanoyl-CoA dioxygenase, peroxisomal isoform X1 translates to MNLPRAGARLQILLGHLGQPSAPAIVAQPVSGLASPASFHPEQFQYTLDNNVLSLEQRKFYEENGFLVIKNLVSDDDIQRFRAEFERICREEVKPPGIVIMRDVALAKQDYMLSDRIVSKIQDFQEDEELFRYCLLPEILKYVECFTGPNIMALHGMLINKPPDVGKKTSRHPLHQDLHYFPFRPSNLIVCAWTAMEHIDRNNGCLVVLPGTHKGTLKPHAYPKWEGGVNKMYHGIQDYDPNSPRVHLVMEKGDTVFFHPLLIHGSGRNRTQGFRKAISCHFGSSDCQFIDVSGTSQENIAKEVVEMAEKKYGFQGVMDFKDTWMFRSRLVKGERINI, encoded by the exons ATGAATCTTCCGCGCGCCGGCGCCCGGCTGCAGATCCTTCTGGGACACCTCGGCCAACCCTCGGCCCCAGCGATT GTAGCCCAGCCTGTATCAGGGTTGGCTTCCCCTGCCAGTTTCCACCCTGAACAATTCCA gtATACTTTGGATAATAATGTCCTCAGCCTGGAGCAGAgaaaattttatgaagaaaatgggTTTCTCGTCATTAAAAATCTCGTATCTGATGATGACATTCAACGTTTTCG AGCAGAGTTTGAAAGAATCTGTAGAGAGGAGGTGAAACCACCGGGGATCGTTATAATGAGAGACGTGGCCCTTGCAAAACAGGATTATATGCTAAGTGATAGGATTGTTTCAAAGATCCAGGATTTCCAAGAAGATGAGGAGCTCTTCAGATACTGCCTTCTCCCCGAG ATTCTGAAGTATGTGGAGTGTTTCACGGGACCCAATATTATGGCTCTGCATGGGATGCTGATCAACAAGCCTCCAGATGTTG GCAAGAAGACATCCCGGCATCCCTTGCATCAGGATCTGCACTATTTCCCCTTCCGACCTAGCAACCTAATTGTTTGTGCTTGGACAGCCATGGAGCACATTGACAGAAACAACGGTTGTCTGGTTGTGCTCCCAGGTACCCACAAAGGCACTCTGAAGCCACATGCTTACCCCAAGTGGGAG GGAGGGGTTAACAAAATGTACCATGGCATCCAAGACTATGACCCCAACAGCCCCCGGGTCCACCTAGTGATGGAAAAGGGCGATACCGTTTTCTTCCACCCTCTGCTCATCCATGGATCTGGTCGGAACAGAACTCAAGGCTTCCGGAAA GCAATTTCCTGCCACTTTGGCAGCTCTGACTGCCAGTTTATCGATGTGAGCGGCACCAGTCAAGAAAATATTGCAAAGGAAGTTGTCGAGATGGCAGAGAAAAAGTATGGATTCCAAGGAGTCATGGACTTTAAG GACACTTGGATGTTTCGAAGCCGACttgtaaaaggagaaagaataaacaTTTGA
- the Phyh gene encoding phytanoyl-CoA dioxygenase, peroxisomal isoform X2, producing the protein MNLPRAGARLQILLGHLGQPSAPAIVAQPVSGLASPASFHPEQFQYTLDNNVLSLEQRKFYEENGFLVIKNLVSDDDIQRFRAEFERICREEVKPPGIVIMRDVALAKQDYMLSDRIVSKIQDFQEDEELFRYCLLPEILKYVECFTGPNIMALHGMLINKPPDVGKKTSRHPLHQDLHYFPFRPSNLIVCAWTAMEHIDRNNGCLVVLPGTHKGTLKPHAYPKWEAISCHFGSSDCQFIDVSGTSQENIAKEVVEMAEKKYGFQGVMDFKDTWMFRSRLVKGERINI; encoded by the exons ATGAATCTTCCGCGCGCCGGCGCCCGGCTGCAGATCCTTCTGGGACACCTCGGCCAACCCTCGGCCCCAGCGATT GTAGCCCAGCCTGTATCAGGGTTGGCTTCCCCTGCCAGTTTCCACCCTGAACAATTCCA gtATACTTTGGATAATAATGTCCTCAGCCTGGAGCAGAgaaaattttatgaagaaaatgggTTTCTCGTCATTAAAAATCTCGTATCTGATGATGACATTCAACGTTTTCG AGCAGAGTTTGAAAGAATCTGTAGAGAGGAGGTGAAACCACCGGGGATCGTTATAATGAGAGACGTGGCCCTTGCAAAACAGGATTATATGCTAAGTGATAGGATTGTTTCAAAGATCCAGGATTTCCAAGAAGATGAGGAGCTCTTCAGATACTGCCTTCTCCCCGAG ATTCTGAAGTATGTGGAGTGTTTCACGGGACCCAATATTATGGCTCTGCATGGGATGCTGATCAACAAGCCTCCAGATGTTG GCAAGAAGACATCCCGGCATCCCTTGCATCAGGATCTGCACTATTTCCCCTTCCGACCTAGCAACCTAATTGTTTGTGCTTGGACAGCCATGGAGCACATTGACAGAAACAACGGTTGTCTGGTTGTGCTCCCAGGTACCCACAAAGGCACTCTGAAGCCACATGCTTACCCCAAGTGGGAG GCAATTTCCTGCCACTTTGGCAGCTCTGACTGCCAGTTTATCGATGTGAGCGGCACCAGTCAAGAAAATATTGCAAAGGAAGTTGTCGAGATGGCAGAGAAAAAGTATGGATTCCAAGGAGTCATGGACTTTAAG GACACTTGGATGTTTCGAAGCCGACttgtaaaaggagaaagaataaacaTTTGA
- the LOC110289580 gene encoding 60S ribosomal protein L36a-like — MVDMPKTRQAFCKKCGKHQPHKVTQYKKGKDSLYAQGKRRYDRKWSGYGGQTKPIFCKKAKTTKKIVLRLECVEPSCRSKRMLAIKRCKHFELGGDKKRKGQVIPF, encoded by the coding sequence ATGGTGGACATGCCTAAGACCCGCCAGGCATTCTGCAAGAAATGTGGGAAGCACCAACCCCACAAGGTGACACAGTACAAGAAGGGCAAGGATTCTCTGTATGCCCAGGGAAAACGACGTTATGACAGGAAATGGAGTGGCTATGGTGGGCAAACTAAGCCTATTTTCTGCAAAAAGGCTAAAACTACAAAGAAGATTGTGCTGAGACTGGAGTGTGTTGAGCCCAGCTGCAGATCTAAGAGGATGCTGGCTATTAAGAGATGCAAGCATTTTGAATTAGGaggagacaagaagagaaagggcCAAGTGATCCCGTTCTAA